A single Glycine soja cultivar W05 chromosome 14, ASM419377v2, whole genome shotgun sequence DNA region contains:
- the LOC114383835 gene encoding protein MAIN-LIKE 1-like, producing the protein MAPADSEEIVADIPADTGVEAAEDEHEGFSGGPSDPSVLTQYADHIACSVWTGERPELKLSSHGRKVHSLGRPVPAIDGLVAGTGLSPLIACSVDTGDWGLLSSFVERWHRETSSFYLSVGELTITLDDVSSLLHLLVVGDLHAFQPLHVDDVVQMLVDLLMVSAESAMAKTAQCRGPYVRLQWVRDIYKRRCQAGHWTATARAYLFHLLGCTLFSNKSATNVHVVYLEALRDLSQTRRYA; encoded by the exons ATGGCACCAGCTGATTCTGAGGAGATTGTGGCAGACATTCCTGCGGACACAGGCGTGGAGGCTGCTGAGGATGAGCATGAGGGATTTTCGGGTGGTCCGAGCGACCCATCTGTGTTGACCCAGTATGCAGATCACATTGCTTGCAGCGTATGGACgggagag CGTCCTGAGTTGAAGTTATCCTCTCACGGGAGGAAGGTCCATAGTTTAGGCAGGCCTGTCCCTGCCATTGATGGACTCGTTGCTGGGACAGGACTAAGTCCTCTAATCGCGTGTTCGGTAGACACCGGCGATTGGGGACTTTTGTCCTCGTTTGTGGAGCGGTGGCACCGGGAGACGTCTAGTTTCTATCTCTCAGTGGGAGAGCTCACGATCACACTAGACGACGTCTCGTCGCTTCTGCATCTGCTCGTGGTTGGCGACTTGCACGCCTTTCAGCCCTTGCACGTGGATGATGTGGTTCAGATGCTGGTGGACTTATTGATGGTCTCTGCAGAGTCTGCCATGGCTAAGACAGCCCAGTGTCGTGGACCGTACGTACGCCTGCAATGGGTACGTGATATATACAAGCGTCGATGCCAGGCAGGTCATTGGACAGCTACGGCTCGCGCATATCTTTTTCATCTTCTAGGTTGCACTCTGTtttctaacaagagtgcaaccaatgtgcatgttgtgtacttGGAGGCCCTTCGTGACCTCAGTCAGACCAGGAGGTACGCCTAG
- the LOC114383834 gene encoding uncharacterized protein LOC114383834, with translation MYDQLNDASISNSRQLGSYITLLQCWIYEHFTSVADSTADQEYDEDSPRVCREHQPVRDFHVISCYSGLLRWGPVVVYYRLERVVRQFGYTQTIPAPPVDSWVSYDDIHDKWMHYSDHIVSAGEVCTVPGQCASDYMDWFFHILHPFMTPGHASDPLPDGHALQPRVVPQAPQTDISHVPEPGAPSTSVEEPRHAVEVCDEIAERLECHLSLGVVTPGSSTHEVIEECLRMARSVTQDHLVYVRSRRRRRTDQA, from the exons ATGTACGATCAGCTGAACGATGCCTCTATCAGCAACAGCCGACAGCTTGGCAGTTACATCACACTTCTGCAA TGCTGGATTTACGAGCACTTTACCTCAGTCGCTGACTCCACTGCTGATCAGGAATACGACGAGGATTCCCCACGTGTGTGTAG GGAGCACCAACCGGTCCGGGACTTCCATGTGATATCATGTTATTCCGGTCTCTTGCGCTGGGGGCCTGTTGTTGTTTATTACCGACTAGAGAGGGTCGTGCGGCAGTTTGGATACACGCAGACCATTCCTGCTCCTCCTGTCGATTCATGGGTGTCGTATGATGATATACACGACAAGTGGATGCACTACTCGGATCATATCGTTTCAGCAGGCGAGGTGTGCACTGTGCCAGGTCAGTGTGCTAGTGACTACATGGACTGGTTCTTCCACATCTTGCATCCTTTCATGACACCAGGCCACGCATCAGATCCTCTTCCTGATGGTCATGCCCTGCAGCCCCGAGTCGTCCCTCAGGCCCCACAGACGGATATCTCTCACGTGCCGGAGCCAGGAGCTCCGTCGACATCTGTGGAGGAGcctagacatgcagtg GAAGTTTGTGATGAGATTGCTGAGAGGTTGGAGTGCCATCTGAGTCTAGGGGTGGTCACGCCAGGCTCATCGACACATGAGGTGATCGAAGAATGCCTCAGGATGGCCAGGAGTGTGACACAAGATCATCTAGTATATGTTAGGTCTAGACGCAGGCGGCGCACAGATCAGGCGtag